From the genome of Gemmatimonadota bacterium, one region includes:
- a CDS encoding MotA/TolQ/ExbB proton channel family protein, giving the protein MSSEISILNLILDSGAVAKTVIVVLLMFSIVTWAIMAERWRYFRRAQAQSGEFLAFFRSERNYNQVYTAASKWPFSPAAAVYREVYEKHAPAFPLPAGQEDQTDRSNVVDQDLVESVYRDLRLAAHRELARFEQRLPLLATAGSVCPFLGLFGTVWGVMTAFLDISTQGSTNIVVVAPGIAEALITTIAGLAVAIPAMVAYNYFVQRSRVLGLELEDLATAVLNILQLRNFAGRP; this is encoded by the coding sequence TTGTCATCGGAAATCAGTATCCTGAATCTGATTCTGGATTCGGGCGCCGTCGCCAAGACCGTCATTGTCGTTCTCCTGATGTTCTCCATCGTTACGTGGGCGATCATGGCGGAGCGCTGGCGGTACTTTCGCCGGGCCCAGGCGCAGTCGGGGGAATTCCTCGCGTTCTTCCGGTCGGAGCGCAACTACAACCAGGTTTACACCGCCGCCTCGAAGTGGCCGTTCAGTCCCGCCGCCGCGGTGTACCGCGAGGTATACGAGAAGCACGCGCCGGCGTTTCCGCTTCCGGCCGGTCAGGAAGACCAGACGGACCGGTCGAATGTAGTCGACCAGGACCTGGTGGAATCCGTCTATCGCGATCTGCGGCTGGCCGCCCACCGGGAACTGGCCCGGTTCGAACAACGGCTTCCCCTGCTGGCCACCGCCGGAAGCGTGTGCCCGTTTCTCGGCCTGTTCGGAACGGTGTGGGGCGTCATGACCGCCTTTCTGGACATCAGTACCCAGGGATCCACCAACATCGTGGTCGTGGCGCCCGGGATCGCGGAAGCCCTGATTACGACGATCGCGGGCCTGGCCGTGGCGATCCCGGCCATGGTGGCGTACAACTACTTCGTGCAGCGGTCGCGGGTACTGGGCCTGGAACTCGAGGACCTGGCCACCGCGGTCCTGAACATCCTCCAGTTGCGGAACTTCGCGGGGAGGCCATGA
- a CDS encoding ferredoxin--NADP reductase, with translation MLTSEEIRALREQHYNATLTEIQELNPELWIIRVKPDEELPPYKPGQYTTLGLGDWEPTNDPEHNEDVNENLKTKLVRRAYSMSFPMYEDDPRQLMDPADMDYYEFYITLVARDGEEGQDPSLTPRLWMLKEGDRLWMGPKVTGHYTLEHVGPDDQVIFAATGTGEAPHNCMIAELMRNGHKPEIISVVCVRYARDLGYQSTNERLEHLHPNYHYITLTTREAHNLNRKVYIQDLVSTGELEDHTGIALDPERTHVYICGNPDMIGVPNYTREGDKSYPSPTGMVELLESRGFKADHRRDKGNIHFEEYW, from the coding sequence ATGCTTACGTCAGAAGAGATCAGGGCCTTAAGGGAGCAACACTATAACGCCACGCTGACTGAAATCCAGGAACTGAATCCCGAACTCTGGATCATCCGGGTGAAACCGGACGAAGAACTTCCGCCGTACAAGCCCGGTCAGTACACCACGCTCGGCCTGGGTGACTGGGAACCCACCAACGATCCCGAACACAACGAGGACGTTAACGAGAACCTCAAGACGAAACTCGTCCGCCGCGCCTACTCCATGTCTTTTCCCATGTACGAGGACGATCCCCGCCAACTGATGGATCCGGCGGACATGGACTACTACGAGTTCTACATCACGCTCGTGGCCCGCGACGGCGAAGAAGGCCAGGACCCCTCCCTCACGCCGAGGCTGTGGATGCTGAAGGAAGGCGACCGCCTTTGGATGGGGCCGAAGGTGACCGGCCACTACACGCTGGAACACGTTGGTCCGGACGACCAGGTCATCTTCGCCGCGACCGGCACCGGCGAAGCGCCCCACAACTGCATGATCGCCGAACTGATGCGCAACGGCCACAAGCCGGAGATTATTTCGGTGGTGTGCGTGCGATACGCCCGGGACCTGGGTTACCAGTCCACCAACGAGCGCCTGGAACACCTTCATCCGAACTACCATTACATCACGCTGACCACCCGGGAAGCCCACAACCTAAACCGCAAGGTGTATATACAGGATCTGGTCAGCACCGGGGAGTTGGAGGATCATACCGGGATCGCCCTGGATCCTGAAAGGACCCACGTGTACATCTGCGGAAACCCCGACATGATCGGCGTGCCCAACTATACCAGGGAGGGCGACAAGTCGTACCCCTCGCCCACCGGCATGGTGGAATTGCTGGAATCCCGTGGATTCAAGGCGGATCATCGCAGGGACAAGGGCAACATTCACTTCGAGGAATACTGGTAG
- the ybgF gene encoding tol-pal system protein YbgF, with protein MKGRNLKPHGRCLVPVIFFLVVTGACGVQSDLTNLKNDTTHLRAQMQVMREEIALQEDIDSLKVHIVRLEALVRDQTDELLRMRADMGQRVGALENQLQVLTTRITESDRQFSALVRRMESLQVQLSAPAGPDTSAAQTGSFDPGELYDLALRDYQQGNYDVAVRQFTLYIEYFPDSDLADDARFYIGDCYYTQSLYTQALDAYEMLLDEYPDGNKVPATLLKIAFIKVARKEPSEARSFLERVIGEFPDSEEAQLARMRLDLMPED; from the coding sequence ATGAAAGGCAGAAACCTGAAACCCCACGGCCGGTGCCTGGTGCCGGTGATCTTCTTCCTGGTCGTTACCGGCGCATGCGGCGTCCAGTCCGACCTGACCAACCTGAAGAACGACACGACGCACCTGCGAGCCCAGATGCAGGTCATGCGCGAGGAGATCGCCCTTCAGGAGGACATCGACTCCCTGAAAGTGCACATCGTGCGCCTGGAAGCCCTCGTGCGGGACCAGACGGACGAGTTGCTGCGCATGCGGGCGGACATGGGACAGCGGGTCGGCGCCCTCGAAAACCAGTTGCAGGTCCTGACCACGCGCATCACGGAAAGCGACCGGCAGTTTTCGGCCCTGGTGCGCAGGATGGAAAGCCTGCAAGTCCAGCTGAGCGCGCCGGCAGGTCCGGACACGTCCGCGGCTCAGACCGGGTCCTTCGATCCGGGTGAACTGTACGACCTGGCGCTGAGGGACTACCAGCAAGGCAACTACGACGTGGCGGTCCGGCAGTTTACCCTGTACATCGAGTACTTCCCGGATTCGGACCTGGCCGACGACGCGCGGTTCTATATCGGCGACTGCTACTATACCCAGAGCCTCTACACCCAGGCGCTCGATGCCTACGAGATGCTGTTGGACGAGTATCCGGACGGCAACAAGGTGCCGGCTACCCTGTTGAAGATCGCCTTCATAAAGGTGGCCCGGAAGGAACCTTCCGAGGCCCGGTCCTTCCTGGAACGGGTAATCGGTGAGTTTCCCGATTCGGAGGAGGCCCAGCTCGCGAGGATGAGACTGGACCTGATGCCGGAAGACTGA
- the pal gene encoding peptidoglycan-associated lipoprotein Pal, producing MKRWRSTYSILALCVMVTAPAWMGAACARGPSAEELAAMEAARQQAIADSLRAVRAEEEARLAAEEEARRLAEEQARLAAEEEARRLAEEEARRAAEARHQEMMSLSTVYFDYDMSNIREDQRTALDENARKLREYQPEDSVVVEGHCDERGTIEYNLALGEQRAQAVKTYLSDAGVAEDRIETVSYGEEQPAVMGGDESAWSQNRRAELKRN from the coding sequence ATGAAAAGATGGCGTAGCACGTATTCGATCCTGGCGCTCTGTGTGATGGTCACCGCTCCCGCGTGGATGGGTGCCGCCTGTGCCAGGGGCCCGTCCGCGGAGGAACTGGCCGCGATGGAGGCCGCTCGTCAACAGGCCATAGCGGATTCGCTCAGAGCGGTACGCGCTGAGGAAGAAGCCCGCCTCGCAGCTGAGGAAGAAGCCCGTCGCCTGGCCGAAGAGCAAGCCCGTCTGGCGGCCGAGGAAGAAGCCCGTCGCCTGGCCGAAGAGGAAGCCCGCAGGGCTGCCGAGGCCCGGCACCAGGAGATGATGTCCCTGTCCACCGTCTACTTCGACTACGACATGTCGAACATCCGGGAAGACCAGCGTACGGCCCTGGACGAGAACGCCCGCAAGTTGCGGGAGTACCAGCCCGAAGACAGCGTGGTGGTCGAGGGCCACTGCGATGAACGGGGTACGATCGAATACAACCTGGCGCTGGGCGAGCAGCGTGCCCAGGCGGTCAAGACCTACCTCTCCGATGCCGGCGTGGCTGAAGACCGGATCGAAACCGTCAGTTACGGTGAAGAACAGCCGGCGGTCATGGGTGGCGACGAAAGTGCCTGGTCGCAGAACCGGCGCGCAGAGTTGAAGCGCAACTAG
- a CDS encoding zinc-binding dehydrogenase, with protein MQTLTLDAEGKPEVSSGPVPACNDEDVLVKVRACVLSRRSAVDSGADPSSTANGAHGAISRSFTGIIESTGRLVDMPGGRVDSLGRGDRVVACHTDGGFSEYRSVPANQAVKLPQGVSYEEGAIAGLMPTVLKGMERAGVEGSTVFVSGAGTTGLLGTQVASISGAAAVIVSDLHAKRLQRAADTGADTLINASTEDVHRRVMDRTAGQGADVSLECAGNGTSFAQCADVLRPGGKLVVLKADTHTVSIDMREWSERSLQLIMGREQPFETPYLVDRGLKLVGIGAVRLRPLLTHVFPAHRAAEALELINGHPDLVVEVALIWG; from the coding sequence ATGCAAACACTGACGCTGGATGCGGAGGGCAAACCCGAGGTATCCAGCGGACCCGTACCCGCCTGCAACGACGAGGACGTACTGGTCAAGGTGCGGGCATGCGTGCTGTCGCGCCGGAGTGCCGTGGATAGCGGGGCCGATCCGTCATCCACCGCCAACGGCGCCCACGGAGCCATCAGCCGGAGCTTCACGGGCATTATCGAGTCCACCGGTCGGCTTGTGGATATGCCCGGCGGGCGCGTGGATTCACTCGGCCGGGGCGACCGGGTCGTTGCCTGTCACACCGACGGCGGCTTTTCGGAGTATCGCAGCGTGCCGGCGAACCAGGCCGTAAAGTTGCCGCAGGGCGTCAGTTACGAAGAAGGCGCCATCGCCGGCCTTATGCCGACGGTGCTCAAGGGCATGGAACGGGCCGGGGTGGAGGGCAGCACCGTTTTCGTAAGCGGCGCTGGGACCACCGGGTTGCTGGGCACGCAGGTGGCGTCCATATCGGGCGCCGCGGCCGTGATCGTGTCGGACCTGCACGCGAAACGTCTGCAGCGGGCGGCGGATACCGGCGCGGACACCCTGATCAATGCCTCCACGGAGGACGTCCATCGGCGTGTCATGGACCGGACCGCCGGCCAGGGTGCGGACGTCAGCCTTGAATGTGCCGGCAACGGGACGTCCTTTGCCCAGTGCGCGGACGTGCTGCGGCCGGGCGGGAAGCTCGTCGTCCTGAAAGCCGATACCCACACCGTATCCATCGACATGCGGGAATGGTCGGAGCGATCCCTGCAGCTGATCATGGGCCGCGAACAGCCCTTCGAAACCCCCTACCTGGTGGACCGGGGGCTGAAACTCGTGGGCATCGGCGCCGTCAGGCTGCGTCCCCTGCTGACCCACGTATTCCCCGCACACCGCGCCGCCGAAGCCCTCGAACTGATCAACGGCCATCCTGACCTGGTGGTCGAAGTCGCGCTGATTTGGGGGTAG
- the pal gene encoding peptidoglycan-associated lipoprotein Pal, which yields MKRWSNTASVLALCVLVAAPVWMGACCAVTRGPSAEELAAMEAARQQAIADSIRAVQAEEEARLAAEAEARRIAEEEARLAAEEEARRMAEEEARRAAEAEALHQEMMSLATIYFDYDRSDVREDQRSVLDENARKLREYQPEDRVVVEGHTDERGTIEYNLALGERRAEAVKAYLVDAGVAEDRIETVSYGEERQSVTGSDESALAQNRRVDLRRQ from the coding sequence ATGAAGCGATGGAGCAATACGGCATCGGTACTGGCGCTCTGTGTGCTGGTCGCCGCTCCCGTGTGGATGGGCGCTTGCTGCGCCGTTACCCGGGGACCTTCCGCGGAGGAACTGGCCGCGATGGAGGCGGCGCGTCAACAGGCGATCGCGGATTCGATCAGGGCGGTACAGGCTGAAGAGGAAGCCCGCCTGGCGGCCGAGGCGGAAGCCCGGCGCATAGCCGAAGAGGAAGCCCGTCTGGCGGCCGAGGAAGAAGCCCGGCGCATGGCCGAAGAGGAAGCCCGAAGGGCGGCCGAGGCCGAGGCCCTGCACCAGGAGATGATGTCCCTGGCTACCATCTACTTCGACTACGACCGGTCGGACGTCCGGGAGGACCAGCGTTCGGTCCTGGATGAGAACGCCCGCAAGCTGCGGGAGTACCAACCGGAAGACAGGGTGGTGGTCGAAGGCCATACCGATGAACGGGGCACGATCGAATACAACCTGGCGCTGGGTGAACGTCGCGCCGAGGCGGTCAAGGCGTACCTCGTGGATGCCGGCGTGGCGGAAGACCGCATCGAGACTGTCAGTTACGGTGAAGAGCGGCAGTCGGTCACGGGCAGTGATGAAAGCGCGCTGGCGCAGAACCGGCGCGTGGATCTGAGGCGCCAGTAG
- a CDS encoding DPP IV N-terminal domain-containing protein, which yields MPHRLRFILAILCLLATPAAVLAQGEYFGRNKVQYRDFQWEIISTPHFEIYYYQGEEEAAYDAARMAERSYNRLSRILQHRFSDKVPIILYASHTDFQQTNVLPGFISEGTGGVTEFNKNRILLPFTGSYAELEHVLTHELVHAFQGDVIYGAGPGVSILNPMAFVAPLWFMEGMAEYLSLGRIDAYTHMWLRDAALQGYLPPSIPAMDYSFGVYRFGQALFAYIGDRYGDRKIGEILRKTARMRNVNEAFRSSIGKDIERLSDEWNEHVRKTYLPQIEDYEKPQAFARQLTDVRESRAGLHLAPAISPRGDKLVFISNRSLYNDIYLASAINGEVISKLVEGERSADFESLRFFSTSISWSPDEQYIAFPAKVGARDALYIMDVRKKKVIRRIRVNLDGATSPSWSPDGEKLVFVGLQGGQSDLYVVDSAGGNLKALTRDRYTDRDPVWSPDGKTIAFSTDRGDVTDFRTLTFGYQQLALYDLETGEVEKVPDQIGKSISPQWSADGSKIAFISNRTGVSNIFIRDMENGETYQITNVLTGVTNVTAAGPAISWAQKSNRMVFSALSWGGFDLFSISDPESLMKEPYDHEKAATPGASPDAQQLAPPLRTEPPDVPLASGDAEGSSEESAAGVAEGSSEETASGDVAGTSPAATVDTAPTTSPDTASEAGPPSGTPEREKVTTIQTVLTTPPDTTSATESAAPGELPESYTGSGLLETPQFPFGPIAGGIGPGGELPDTTAWTDGTFKKRKYSPRFGLDYLGGNAGYSTHVGLVGSSVLSFSDILNNHKILVGANVFGSLTDANLLLQYTNLTRRINWSVAAFQYSYDLFRAYQSPWISQVTTQINRGVQFYLSRPFSKFNRFELGIQGVNRSRELVDISFNYFGIRRNRRGSLGSVNFIQPTAALVTDHTLYGPTGPIAGARGRIEVTPTFGELQFTRTIADYRVYYNVLQRYAFAFRLYGLSSDGRDQELYPFGGPFNFRGADHWSVWGSKVALVNAEFRFPLIEVLAFGWPLPLAFQQIRGSLFVDAGAAWDQTTSSTQANQYAGYPNVGQFVDGTLVRDNGLGPRTMEELSGGPLAVAYGIGMRSRVGFLILKFDIARQFDLGRRPAWYNNENVANVPRGLESEFPGTRSYRLRHALNDTQFFFTIGADF from the coding sequence ATGCCTCATCGGTTGCGGTTTATACTGGCGATTCTGTGCCTGCTGGCCACTCCTGCGGCCGTGCTCGCCCAGGGAGAGTACTTCGGCCGGAACAAGGTCCAGTACCGCGACTTCCAGTGGGAAATCATCTCCACGCCCCACTTCGAAATCTACTACTACCAGGGAGAAGAAGAGGCCGCCTACGATGCCGCCAGGATGGCGGAACGTTCGTATAACCGCCTGAGCCGCATCCTGCAGCACCGGTTCAGCGACAAGGTTCCGATCATCCTGTACGCGTCCCATACCGATTTCCAGCAGACCAACGTCCTGCCCGGATTTATCAGCGAGGGCACCGGCGGCGTGACGGAATTCAACAAGAACCGCATACTGCTGCCCTTCACGGGATCCTACGCGGAACTGGAACACGTACTCACCCACGAACTCGTTCACGCCTTCCAGGGAGACGTGATCTACGGCGCTGGACCAGGGGTCTCCATCCTCAATCCCATGGCCTTCGTCGCTCCGCTGTGGTTCATGGAGGGCATGGCCGAATACCTGTCGCTCGGGCGCATCGACGCCTATACCCACATGTGGCTGCGCGATGCGGCGCTGCAGGGCTATCTGCCCCCGTCCATCCCCGCCATGGACTACAGTTTCGGCGTCTACCGGTTCGGCCAGGCGCTGTTCGCCTACATCGGCGACCGGTACGGAGATCGGAAGATCGGCGAGATACTCCGAAAGACGGCCCGCATGCGAAACGTGAACGAAGCCTTCCGCTCGTCCATCGGCAAGGACATCGAGCGGCTGTCCGACGAGTGGAACGAGCACGTGCGCAAGACCTACCTGCCACAGATCGAGGACTACGAAAAGCCGCAGGCCTTCGCCCGGCAACTGACCGACGTCCGGGAATCCAGGGCGGGCCTGCACCTCGCCCCGGCGATTTCGCCGCGGGGCGACAAGCTGGTCTTCATATCCAACCGAAGCCTGTACAACGATATATACCTGGCCTCCGCCATCAACGGCGAGGTCATCTCCAAGCTGGTCGAAGGCGAACGCTCGGCCGACTTCGAGTCCCTCCGGTTCTTTTCCACGTCCATATCCTGGTCGCCCGATGAGCAGTACATCGCCTTCCCGGCCAAGGTGGGGGCGCGGGACGCCCTGTATATCATGGACGTCAGAAAGAAAAAGGTGATCCGGCGCATCAGGGTCAATCTCGACGGCGCCACGTCACCGAGCTGGTCGCCGGACGGCGAAAAGCTGGTCTTCGTCGGTCTCCAGGGAGGGCAGTCCGACCTGTACGTGGTGGATTCCGCGGGCGGGAACCTGAAGGCCCTTACCCGGGACCGGTACACGGACCGGGACCCCGTATGGTCGCCGGACGGCAAGACAATCGCCTTTTCCACGGACCGGGGCGACGTGACCGATTTCCGTACGCTCACCTTTGGATACCAGCAGCTCGCGCTGTACGATCTGGAAACGGGAGAGGTCGAGAAGGTCCCGGATCAGATCGGCAAGAGCATTTCGCCGCAGTGGTCGGCGGACGGCAGCAAAATCGCGTTCATTTCCAATCGCACCGGCGTGTCCAACATATTCATCCGGGACATGGAGAACGGCGAGACCTACCAGATTACCAACGTACTGACCGGGGTGACCAACGTAACGGCCGCCGGACCCGCCATCAGCTGGGCGCAGAAGTCGAACCGCATGGTCTTCTCCGCCCTGTCCTGGGGGGGATTCGACCTGTTTTCCATCAGCGACCCCGAGTCGTTGATGAAGGAGCCCTATGATCACGAAAAAGCGGCGACGCCCGGTGCGTCGCCCGATGCGCAGCAACTGGCGCCGCCCCTGAGAACCGAACCACCGGATGTACCCCTTGCCTCCGGGGATGCGGAAGGATCATCGGAAGAATCGGCCGCCGGGGTCGCGGAGGGATCATCGGAAGAAACAGCCTCCGGGGACGTGGCAGGTACTTCGCCGGCGGCGACGGTGGACACCGCGCCGACCACTTCGCCGGACACCGCCTCTGAGGCGGGACCACCGTCCGGGACCCCGGAACGGGAAAAGGTGACCACGATCCAGACCGTGCTTACCACGCCGCCGGACACGACGTCCGCCACGGAGTCGGCCGCGCCCGGAGAGTTGCCCGAATCGTATACGGGTTCGGGCCTCCTGGAGACGCCGCAGTTCCCCTTCGGACCCATAGCCGGGGGCATCGGTCCCGGGGGTGAGTTGCCGGATACCACCGCCTGGACCGACGGCACGTTCAAGAAGCGGAAATACTCCCCCCGTTTCGGACTGGACTACCTGGGGGGAAATGCCGGCTATTCAACACACGTCGGACTCGTGGGCAGTTCCGTCCTTTCCTTCAGCGACATACTGAACAACCACAAGATACTCGTCGGCGCCAACGTTTTCGGGTCCCTGACGGACGCGAACCTGCTGCTCCAGTATACCAATCTGACGCGGCGCATCAACTGGAGCGTGGCGGCGTTCCAGTACAGCTACGACCTGTTCCGCGCTTACCAGAGTCCCTGGATTTCCCAGGTGACCACCCAGATCAACCGCGGCGTCCAGTTCTACCTGAGCCGTCCTTTCAGCAAGTTCAACCGGTTCGAACTGGGGATCCAGGGCGTCAATCGTTCCCGTGAACTGGTGGACATCAGTTTCAATTACTTCGGCATCCGGCGGAACAGGCGCGGAAGCCTTGGAAGCGTCAACTTCATCCAGCCCACCGCCGCCCTGGTCACGGATCACACGCTGTACGGGCCAACCGGTCCGATCGCCGGCGCCCGCGGCCGCATCGAAGTGACGCCGACGTTCGGTGAGCTGCAGTTCACGCGGACCATCGCGGACTACCGCGTCTACTACAACGTCCTGCAGCGTTACGCCTTCGCCTTTCGCCTGTACGGACTGAGCAGCGACGGGCGGGACCAGGAACTGTATCCTTTCGGCGGTCCCTTCAACTTCCGTGGGGCGGACCACTGGTCCGTCTGGGGGAGCAAGGTCGCGCTGGTCAACGCAGAGTTCCGGTTTCCCCTGATCGAGGTCCTCGCCTTCGGCTGGCCGCTGCCGCTGGCCTTCCAGCAGATCCGCGGATCGCTGTTCGTGGACGCGGGCGCCGCCTGGGACCAGACCACCAGTTCGACCCAGGCCAACCAGTATGCCGGCTATCCCAACGTGGGTCAATTCGTCGACGGCACCCTGGTGCGGGACAACGGCCTGGGGCCGCGCACGATGGAAGAGCTGTCGGGCGGACCGCTCGCGGTGGCCTATGGCATCGGCATGCGCTCGCGTGTCGGCTTCCTGATCCTGAAGTTCGATATCGCCCGCCAATTCGACCTGGGAAGGCGGCCTGCATGGTACAACAACGAAAACGTGGCCAACGTCCCCCGGGGGCTCGAGTCCGAGTTCCCCGGCACGCGTTCGTACCGGCTGAGGCATGCGCTGAACGATACCCAGTTCTTCTTTACGATCGGAGCCGATTTCTAG
- a CDS encoding energy transducer TonB, producing MARMIWASGFLHIAVIAGLIGVNTWWSPQASSLDQQVYRVDLVTLNESPPVQRPPAVDEAYEVVSKKEAAAPQEEANLALERTPRLVSEEPDPAPEAPQTFETDSPEIRLDERNFEYPYYLGMMQRKIQQHFNVPRMLGVTQLETVIYFRVVRSGRITGVVMERSSSNAVFDLAAQRALNAADPLPPLPEGYRKAYLGVHFAFQYAL from the coding sequence ATGGCGCGCATGATCTGGGCTTCCGGATTCCTGCATATCGCGGTGATCGCCGGGTTGATCGGTGTGAATACCTGGTGGTCCCCGCAGGCGTCGTCGCTGGACCAGCAGGTCTACCGGGTCGATCTCGTAACGCTGAACGAAAGCCCGCCGGTCCAACGTCCGCCCGCGGTCGACGAGGCGTATGAAGTCGTCTCGAAGAAGGAGGCCGCCGCGCCACAGGAGGAGGCGAACCTGGCGTTGGAACGGACGCCGCGCCTGGTCTCCGAAGAACCGGACCCCGCACCGGAAGCGCCGCAGACCTTCGAGACCGATTCCCCGGAAATCCGCCTGGACGAGAGGAACTTCGAATACCCGTACTACCTGGGCATGATGCAGCGGAAGATCCAGCAGCATTTCAACGTGCCCAGGATGCTCGGTGTCACCCAACTCGAGACGGTCATCTATTTCCGCGTAGTGCGGTCCGGCCGGATTACCGGCGTCGTCATGGAGCGTTCGTCTTCTAACGCGGTCTTCGACCTGGCGGCGCAACGGGCGCTGAACGCGGCCGATCCGCTGCCGCCGCTGCCGGAAGGCTACAGGAAGGCCTACCTGGGCGTGCACTTCGCCTTCCAGTACGCGTTGTAA
- a CDS encoding biopolymer transporter ExbD — translation MNSFDFNGAGSPRVLSEIRVTALVDVMTVLLIIFMITTPMIQSGVQVDLPRSSAAAPDLGEGLVITITSEGSLYLEDRLLSIAQFDGVFGEIFEDQQHKPVFIRGDEQVPYGAVIGVLDKLKQHGVTQIGLATSLRPSR, via the coding sequence ATGAATTCCTTTGATTTCAACGGCGCGGGTTCGCCCCGCGTCCTTTCGGAAATCAGGGTCACGGCGCTGGTCGACGTCATGACCGTGCTCCTGATCATCTTCATGATCACCACGCCGATGATCCAGAGCGGCGTCCAGGTGGATCTGCCCCGGTCGAGCGCGGCCGCGCCGGATCTCGGGGAGGGCCTCGTCATCACGATAACGAGCGAAGGGTCGCTCTACCTTGAAGACCGGCTGCTTTCAATCGCCCAGTTCGACGGGGTGTTCGGGGAGATTTTCGAGGATCAGCAGCACAAGCCGGTGTTTATCCGCGGAGACGAACAGGTGCCCTACGGCGCCGTCATTGGCGTACTGGATAAACTCAAGCAGCACGGCGTAACGCAGATTGGCCTGGCGACCAGTCTGAGGCCTTCACGATAA